A single Seriola aureovittata isolate HTS-2021-v1 ecotype China chromosome 19, ASM2101889v1, whole genome shotgun sequence DNA region contains:
- the fkbp3 gene encoding peptidyl-prolyl cis-trans isomerase FKBP3, translated as MAAVPTRDWSDEQLKSDDLPKKDIIKFIQDNAAHSFLNEHKLLGNIKNVAKTAKKEQLIIAYNQLFESKRFKGTEPIEEVTEQVKAVKIEEKPKEVKTEVVDEGPPKYTKSVLKKGDKTNFPKKGETVSCWYTGTLEDGTVFDTNIPTAARKKKQAKPLSFKVGLGRVIRGWDEALLTMSKGETARVEIESEWAYGKKGLPESKIPPNAKLIFEVELVAVD; from the exons ATGGCGGCTGTACCAACACGGGACTGGAGCGATGAGCAACTAAAAAGTGACGATTTaccaaaaaaagacattataaAGTTCATTCAGGACAATGCAGCCCACTCG TTTCTCAATGAGCACAAGCTGCTgggaaacataaaaaatgttgccaaaacagcaaagaaagaaCAACTGATCATTGCCTACAATCAGCTTTTTGAGAGCAAA AGGTTTAAAGGCACAGAACCAATAGAAGAAGTGACTGAGCAGGTTAAAGCTGTCAAAATTGAAGAAAAGCCAAAAGAAGTCAAGACAGAGGTGGTGGATGAG GGTCCGCCCAAGTACACCAAGTCAGTGCTTAAGAAAGGTGACAAGACAAACTTCCCAAAGAAAGGCGAGACTGTGAGCTGCTGGTACACTGGTACCTTGGAGGATGGAACTGTGTTTGACACCAATATTCCCACAG CAGCCAGAAAGAAGAAGCAGGCCAAACCCCTGAGCTTCAAGGTCGGCTTGGGCAGAGTCATTAGAGGA TGGGATGAGGCCCTTCTAACAATGAGCAAGGGTGAAACGGCTCGTGTGGAGATTGAATCAGAGTGGGCCTATGGAAAGAAGGGTCTCCCAGAGTCCAA AATTCCACCCAATGCAAAGCTGATTTTTGAAGTTGAGCTTGTGGCTGTGGATTAA
- the prpf39 gene encoding pre-mRNA-processing factor 39 isoform X3, producing MEDTGLHLSDDTITGMLDTESPAMESNGDAFLPDLPVLGQAADWALDQVAPEPLTNILPEDSDASQDSGVQQQQPNQQMNSTELGSVEKAVEQFQLASAQLFREEQPLQPTEEAEEPSENKAESVDSDQHSQEMNVEPEPTVQDSIQDDTEVPQATEDGMELEEPSKETTEESTVPTEPQLPSEFDKLFKGCEENPEDFNGWVYLLQYVEQENVLTAVRKAFDVFFLRYPYCYGYWKKYADIEKKHENIQVAEEVYRRGLQAIPLSVDLWLHYLTYIKENSDPSDPETEGRIRGAYEHSVLAAGTDFRSDRLWESFISWETEQQKLANVTAIYDRILGIPTQLYSQHFQRFKDHVQNNNPKHFLSEQEFVQLRLELSKASLAMVSNDGETPAAEEELPPGTEDLADPAKRVTEIENMRHKVIEVRQEVFNHNEHEVSKRWAFEEGIKRPYFHVKALEKTQLNNWKEYLDFEIENGTPERVVVLFERCLIACALYEEFWTKYAKYLESYSTDGVRHVYKKACTIHLPKKPAIHLLWAAFEEQQGNVEEARGILKSLEVAVAGLAMVRLRRVSLERRHGNLEEAEALLREAMESAKNATETSFYAVKLARQLMKVQRSLSKARKVLLEAIEKDQTSPKLYLNLLELEYSGDVTQNEAEIMACFDRALNSPMPLESRLLFSQRKVEFLEDFGSDINMLVAAYEEQQKLQKESEPTKRKAENGSQEPDAKRQRVDDSSSGAANAMTDMQANNSAYNYNWYQQQYGGWGQNSWGQYNQYAQYNQYYPPPPT from the exons ATGGAAGATACTG GCCTGCACCTCTCAGACGACACCATTACTGGAATGCTGGACACTGAGTCCCCTGCCATGGAGAGCAATGGGGATGCTTTTCTTCCTGACCTTCCTGTTCTAGGCCAAGCTGCTGACTGGGCCTTGGACCAGGTTGCTCCTGAGCCACTCACCAATATCTTGCCTGAGGACTCAGATGCGTCCCAGGATTCTGGGGTGCAACAGCAGCAACCAAACCAGCAGATGAATTCCACAGAGCTGGGATCTGTGGAGAAGGCTGTGGAGCAGTTTCAGCTTGCCAGTGCGCAGCTCTTCCGAGAGGAGCAGCCATTACAGCCCACAGAGGAAGCAGAAGAGCCAtcagaaaacaaagcagagtCTGTGGACTCCGATCAACACAGCCAGGAGATGAATGTAGAGCCTGAGCCTACTGTACAGGATAGCAtccaag ATGACACTGAGGTACCACAGGCGACGGAGGATGGCATGGAGCTGGAAGAACCatccaaagagacaacagaagAATCGACTGTTCCAACAGAGCCACAGCTGCCCAGTGAGTTTGACAAACTCTTTAAAGGCTGTGAGGAGAACCCAGAAGACTTCAATGGTTGGGTCTACCTGCTGCAGTATGTGGAGCAAGAG AATGTCCTTACAGCTGTGAGAAAGGCATTTGATGTTTTCTTCCTACGCTATCCCTACTGCTATGGCTACTGGAAGAAGTATGCTGACATAGAGAAAAAGCATGAGAACATACAGGTTGCAGAAGag GTGTACAGAAGAGGCTTGCAGGCCATACCTCTTAGTGTGGACCTGTGGCTGCACTACCTGACCTACATCAAAGAGAACTCAGACCCTAGTGACCCAGAGACTGAGGGACGCATTCGAGG TGCCTATGAACATTCAGTGCTTGCGGCAGGCACAGACTTTCGCTCAGACCGTCTGTGGGAGTCCTTCATCAGCTgggagacagagcagcagaagcTGGCTAACGTCACCGCCATCTATGATCGCATCTTGGGCATTCCAACCCAACTATATTCCCAGCACTTCCAGAG GTTCAAAGATCATGTGCAGAACAACAACCCCAAACATTTCTTGTCGGAGCAGGAGTTTGTTCAGCTGAGGCTCGAGCTCTCCAAAGCCAGCTTAGCCATGGTCAGCAACGATGGGGAGAcacctgctgctgaggaggagctACCACCTGGTACAGAAGATCTTGCGGATCCTGCTAAG AGGGTGACAGAGATCGAGAATATGCGCCACAAAGTGATCGAAGTTCGGCAGGAGGTGTTCAACCACAACGAACATGAAGTCAGCAAGCGCTGGGCCTTTGAGGAAGGG ATTAAGAGACCATACTTCCATGTCAAAGCCTTAGAGAAGACCCAGCTCAACAACTGGAAGGAGTACCTGGACTTTGAGATTGAGAATGGGACTCCGGAGCGTGTGGTCGTTCTCTTTGAACGATGCCTCATCGCCTGTGCTCTCTACGAAGAGTTCTGGACCAAG TATGCAAAATATCTAGAGAGCTACAGCACTGACGGTGTGAGACATGTCTACAAGAAGGCGTGTACCATCCATCTGCCCAAGAAACCAGCCATCCACCTGCTGTGGGCAGCCTTTGAGGAGCAGCAAG GGAATGTAGAGGAGGCGCGTGGCATCCTGAAATCCCTGGAGGTGGCAGTTGCAGGACTGGCAATGGTGCGCCTTCGTAGGGTCAGTCTGGAGCGTCGCCATGGTAACTTGGAGGAAGCTGAGGCACTGTTAAGGGAGGCCATGGAGTCTGCGAAGAACGCTACTGAGACATCGTTTTATGCTGTGAAGCTGGCCAGGCAGCTGATGAAGGTGCAGAGAAGTCTGAGCAAAGCCAGGAAGGTGCTGCTGGAAGCTATTGAAAAAGACCAG ACGAGTCCAAAACTGTATCTAAACCTCCTTGAGCTGGAATACAGTGGGGACGTGACGCAGAACGAGGCAGAGATCATGGCTTGTTTTGACCGAGCCCTGAACAGTCCGATGCCCCTTGAATCCCGCCTCCTCTTCTCCCAGCGCAAGGTCGAGTTCCTTGAGGACTTTGGAAGTGACATCAATAT GCTTGTGGCTGCATATGAGGAACAGCAGAAACTACAGAAAGAAAGCGAACCCACAAAGAGGAAAGCTGAGAACGG TTCTCAGGAACCTGACGCCAAGAGACAGCGTGTGGATGACAGTTCCTCGGGTGCAGCTAATGCAATGACAGACATGCAGGCAAACAACTCTGCATATAACTACAACTGGTACCAG cAACAGTACGGTGGTTGGGGACAGAACTCCTGGGGGCAGTACAACCAGTATGCCCAGTATAACCAGTACTACCCCCCTCCTCCTACATGA
- the faua gene encoding FAU ubiquitin like and ribosomal protein S30 fusion a, with protein MQLFLRAQNTHTLEVTGQETVGQIKAHVQSLEGLLVEDQVLLLAGCPLENDASLASCGVSEHCTLEVAGRLLGGKVHGSLARAGKVRGQTPKVDKQEKKKKKTGRAKRRIQYNRRFVNVVPTFGKKKGPNANS; from the exons ATGCAGCTCTTCTTGCGTGCCCAGAACACTCACACCCTTGAGGTGACCGGACAGGAGACTGTTGGACAGATCAAG GCCCATGTCCAGTCTCTGGAGGGTCTCCTTGTCGAGGATCAGGTGCTGTTGCTTGCTGGATGCCCACTGGAGAATGATGCCTCCCTGGCATCTTGTGGAGTGTCAGAGCACTGCACCCTGGAGGTAGCTGGCAGGCTGCTGGGAG GTAAAGTCCACGGTTCTCTGGCCCGTGCTGGAAAAGTGAGGGGACAGACACCCAAG GTTGACaagcaggagaaaaagaaaaagaagactgGCCGCGCCAAGCGTCGCATCCAGTACAACAGGCGCTTTGTGAACGTTGTGCCCACCTTCGGTAAGAAGAAGGGACCCAATGCCAACTCCTAA
- the prpf39 gene encoding pre-mRNA-processing factor 39 isoform X1, translating to MEDTGLHLSDDTITGMLDTESPAMESNGDAFLPDLPVLGQAADWALDQVAPEPLTNILPEDSDASQDSGVQQQQPNQQMNSTELGSVEKAVEQFQLASAQLFREEQPLQPTEEAEEPSENKAESVDSDQHSQEMNVEPEPTVQDSIQDDTEVPQATEDGMELEEPSKETTEESTVPTEPQLPSEFDKLFKGCEENPEDFNGWVYLLQYVEQENVLTAVRKAFDVFFLRYPYCYGYWKKYADIEKKHENIQVAEEVYRRGLQAIPLSVDLWLHYLTYIKENSDPSDPETEGRIRGAYEHSVLAAGTDFRSDRLWESFISWETEQQKLANVTAIYDRILGIPTQLYSQHFQRFKDHVQNNNPKHFLSEQEFVQLRLELSKASLAMVSNDGETPAAEEELPPGTEDLADPAKRVTEIENMRHKVIEVRQEVFNHNEHEVSKRWAFEEGIKRPYFHVKALEKTQLNNWKEYLDFEIENGTPERVVVLFERCLIACALYEEFWTKVMPPLTSLSLPLPPCTSPINDDNHIDTVNRPALSLRVTLICDCICCIRGWPACHTRFDCSICQLLRCIYFVSHYLTETYLIGSMKYAKYLESYSTDGVRHVYKKACTIHLPKKPAIHLLWAAFEEQQGNVEEARGILKSLEVAVAGLAMVRLRRVSLERRHGNLEEAEALLREAMESAKNATETSFYAVKLARQLMKVQRSLSKARKVLLEAIEKDQTSPKLYLNLLELEYSGDVTQNEAEIMACFDRALNSPMPLESRLLFSQRKVEFLEDFGSDINMLVAAYEEQQKLQKESEPTKRKAENGYDSSQEPDAKRQRVDDSSSGAANAMTDMQANNSAYNYNWYQQQYGGWGQNSWGQYNQYAQYNQYYPPPPT from the exons ATGGAAGATACTG GCCTGCACCTCTCAGACGACACCATTACTGGAATGCTGGACACTGAGTCCCCTGCCATGGAGAGCAATGGGGATGCTTTTCTTCCTGACCTTCCTGTTCTAGGCCAAGCTGCTGACTGGGCCTTGGACCAGGTTGCTCCTGAGCCACTCACCAATATCTTGCCTGAGGACTCAGATGCGTCCCAGGATTCTGGGGTGCAACAGCAGCAACCAAACCAGCAGATGAATTCCACAGAGCTGGGATCTGTGGAGAAGGCTGTGGAGCAGTTTCAGCTTGCCAGTGCGCAGCTCTTCCGAGAGGAGCAGCCATTACAGCCCACAGAGGAAGCAGAAGAGCCAtcagaaaacaaagcagagtCTGTGGACTCCGATCAACACAGCCAGGAGATGAATGTAGAGCCTGAGCCTACTGTACAGGATAGCAtccaag ATGACACTGAGGTACCACAGGCGACGGAGGATGGCATGGAGCTGGAAGAACCatccaaagagacaacagaagAATCGACTGTTCCAACAGAGCCACAGCTGCCCAGTGAGTTTGACAAACTCTTTAAAGGCTGTGAGGAGAACCCAGAAGACTTCAATGGTTGGGTCTACCTGCTGCAGTATGTGGAGCAAGAG AATGTCCTTACAGCTGTGAGAAAGGCATTTGATGTTTTCTTCCTACGCTATCCCTACTGCTATGGCTACTGGAAGAAGTATGCTGACATAGAGAAAAAGCATGAGAACATACAGGTTGCAGAAGag GTGTACAGAAGAGGCTTGCAGGCCATACCTCTTAGTGTGGACCTGTGGCTGCACTACCTGACCTACATCAAAGAGAACTCAGACCCTAGTGACCCAGAGACTGAGGGACGCATTCGAGG TGCCTATGAACATTCAGTGCTTGCGGCAGGCACAGACTTTCGCTCAGACCGTCTGTGGGAGTCCTTCATCAGCTgggagacagagcagcagaagcTGGCTAACGTCACCGCCATCTATGATCGCATCTTGGGCATTCCAACCCAACTATATTCCCAGCACTTCCAGAG GTTCAAAGATCATGTGCAGAACAACAACCCCAAACATTTCTTGTCGGAGCAGGAGTTTGTTCAGCTGAGGCTCGAGCTCTCCAAAGCCAGCTTAGCCATGGTCAGCAACGATGGGGAGAcacctgctgctgaggaggagctACCACCTGGTACAGAAGATCTTGCGGATCCTGCTAAG AGGGTGACAGAGATCGAGAATATGCGCCACAAAGTGATCGAAGTTCGGCAGGAGGTGTTCAACCACAACGAACATGAAGTCAGCAAGCGCTGGGCCTTTGAGGAAGGG ATTAAGAGACCATACTTCCATGTCAAAGCCTTAGAGAAGACCCAGCTCAACAACTGGAAGGAGTACCTGGACTTTGAGATTGAGAATGGGACTCCGGAGCGTGTGGTCGTTCTCTTTGAACGATGCCTCATCGCCTGTGCTCTCTACGAAGAGTTCTGGACCAAGGTAATGCCACCATtaacctctctctcactcccgcTACCTCCCTGCACTTCCCCCATCAACGATGATAATCACATCGACACAGTAAATCGTCCTGCACTCTCTTTGCGTGTAACGTTGATATGTGACTGTATCTGTTGTATTAGGGGATGGCCAGCTTGCCACACAAGATTTGACTGCAGCATTTGCCAACTACTACGTTGCATCTACTTCGTCTCCCACTACCTTACAGAAACTTATCTAATTGGTTCCATGAAG TATGCAAAATATCTAGAGAGCTACAGCACTGACGGTGTGAGACATGTCTACAAGAAGGCGTGTACCATCCATCTGCCCAAGAAACCAGCCATCCACCTGCTGTGGGCAGCCTTTGAGGAGCAGCAAG GGAATGTAGAGGAGGCGCGTGGCATCCTGAAATCCCTGGAGGTGGCAGTTGCAGGACTGGCAATGGTGCGCCTTCGTAGGGTCAGTCTGGAGCGTCGCCATGGTAACTTGGAGGAAGCTGAGGCACTGTTAAGGGAGGCCATGGAGTCTGCGAAGAACGCTACTGAGACATCGTTTTATGCTGTGAAGCTGGCCAGGCAGCTGATGAAGGTGCAGAGAAGTCTGAGCAAAGCCAGGAAGGTGCTGCTGGAAGCTATTGAAAAAGACCAG ACGAGTCCAAAACTGTATCTAAACCTCCTTGAGCTGGAATACAGTGGGGACGTGACGCAGAACGAGGCAGAGATCATGGCTTGTTTTGACCGAGCCCTGAACAGTCCGATGCCCCTTGAATCCCGCCTCCTCTTCTCCCAGCGCAAGGTCGAGTTCCTTGAGGACTTTGGAAGTGACATCAATAT GCTTGTGGCTGCATATGAGGAACAGCAGAAACTACAGAAAGAAAGCGAACCCACAAAGAGGAAAGCTGAGAACGGGTATGACAG TTCTCAGGAACCTGACGCCAAGAGACAGCGTGTGGATGACAGTTCCTCGGGTGCAGCTAATGCAATGACAGACATGCAGGCAAACAACTCTGCATATAACTACAACTGGTACCAG cAACAGTACGGTGGTTGGGGACAGAACTCCTGGGGGCAGTACAACCAGTATGCCCAGTATAACCAGTACTACCCCCCTCCTCCTACATGA
- the arf6a gene encoding ADP-ribosylation factor 6a, with amino-acid sequence MGKMLSKIFGNKEMRILMLGLDAAGKTTILYKLKLGQSVTTIPTVGFNVETVTYKNVKFNVWDVGGQDKIRPLWRHYYTGTQGLIFVVDCADRDRIDEARQELHRIINDREMRDAIILIFANKQDLPDAMKPHEIQEKLGLTRIRDRNWYVQPSCATTGDGLYEGLTWLTSNYKS; translated from the coding sequence ATGGGGAAAATGCTGTCAAAGATCTTTGGCAACAAGGAGATGAGAATATTGATGCTTGGACTTGATGCTGCTGGTAAAACTACAATCTTGTACAAGCTGAAGCTGGGACAGTCTGTCACCACCATCCCCACAGTTGGTTTCAACGTGGAGACTGTCACCTATAAGAATGTGAAGTTCAACGTGTGGGATGTGGGGGGACAGGACAAGATTAGGCCTCTTTGGAGACATTACTACACAGGCACCCAGGGCCTCATTTTCGTGGTGGACTGTGCCGACAGGGACAGGATCGATGAGGCGAGGCAGGAGCTCCACCGAATCATCAACGACCGGGAGATGAGGGACGCCATCATCCTGATCTTCGCCAACAAACAAGACCTCCCAGATGCCATGAAACCCCACGAGATCCAGGAGAAGCTAGGCCTGACCCGGATCAGAGATAGGAATTGGTACGTTCAGCCCTCGTGTGCTACAACAGGGGATGGACTTTACGAGGGCCTGACCTGGCTTACCTCAAATTACAAATCTTAA
- the prpf39 gene encoding pre-mRNA-processing factor 39 isoform X2 yields the protein MEDTGLHLSDDTITGMLDTESPAMESNGDAFLPDLPVLGQAADWALDQVAPEPLTNILPEDSDASQDSGVQQQQPNQQMNSTELGSVEKAVEQFQLASAQLFREEQPLQPTEEAEEPSENKAESVDSDQHSQEMNVEPEPTVQDSIQDDTEVPQATEDGMELEEPSKETTEESTVPTEPQLPSEFDKLFKGCEENPEDFNGWVYLLQYVEQENVLTAVRKAFDVFFLRYPYCYGYWKKYADIEKKHENIQVAEEVYRRGLQAIPLSVDLWLHYLTYIKENSDPSDPETEGRIRGAYEHSVLAAGTDFRSDRLWESFISWETEQQKLANVTAIYDRILGIPTQLYSQHFQRFKDHVQNNNPKHFLSEQEFVQLRLELSKASLAMVSNDGETPAAEEELPPGTEDLADPAKRVTEIENMRHKVIEVRQEVFNHNEHEVSKRWAFEEGIKRPYFHVKALEKTQLNNWKEYLDFEIENGTPERVVVLFERCLIACALYEEFWTKYAKYLESYSTDGVRHVYKKACTIHLPKKPAIHLLWAAFEEQQGNVEEARGILKSLEVAVAGLAMVRLRRVSLERRHGNLEEAEALLREAMESAKNATETSFYAVKLARQLMKVQRSLSKARKVLLEAIEKDQTSPKLYLNLLELEYSGDVTQNEAEIMACFDRALNSPMPLESRLLFSQRKVEFLEDFGSDINMLVAAYEEQQKLQKESEPTKRKAENGYDSSQEPDAKRQRVDDSSSGAANAMTDMQANNSAYNYNWYQQQYGGWGQNSWGQYNQYAQYNQYYPPPPT from the exons ATGGAAGATACTG GCCTGCACCTCTCAGACGACACCATTACTGGAATGCTGGACACTGAGTCCCCTGCCATGGAGAGCAATGGGGATGCTTTTCTTCCTGACCTTCCTGTTCTAGGCCAAGCTGCTGACTGGGCCTTGGACCAGGTTGCTCCTGAGCCACTCACCAATATCTTGCCTGAGGACTCAGATGCGTCCCAGGATTCTGGGGTGCAACAGCAGCAACCAAACCAGCAGATGAATTCCACAGAGCTGGGATCTGTGGAGAAGGCTGTGGAGCAGTTTCAGCTTGCCAGTGCGCAGCTCTTCCGAGAGGAGCAGCCATTACAGCCCACAGAGGAAGCAGAAGAGCCAtcagaaaacaaagcagagtCTGTGGACTCCGATCAACACAGCCAGGAGATGAATGTAGAGCCTGAGCCTACTGTACAGGATAGCAtccaag ATGACACTGAGGTACCACAGGCGACGGAGGATGGCATGGAGCTGGAAGAACCatccaaagagacaacagaagAATCGACTGTTCCAACAGAGCCACAGCTGCCCAGTGAGTTTGACAAACTCTTTAAAGGCTGTGAGGAGAACCCAGAAGACTTCAATGGTTGGGTCTACCTGCTGCAGTATGTGGAGCAAGAG AATGTCCTTACAGCTGTGAGAAAGGCATTTGATGTTTTCTTCCTACGCTATCCCTACTGCTATGGCTACTGGAAGAAGTATGCTGACATAGAGAAAAAGCATGAGAACATACAGGTTGCAGAAGag GTGTACAGAAGAGGCTTGCAGGCCATACCTCTTAGTGTGGACCTGTGGCTGCACTACCTGACCTACATCAAAGAGAACTCAGACCCTAGTGACCCAGAGACTGAGGGACGCATTCGAGG TGCCTATGAACATTCAGTGCTTGCGGCAGGCACAGACTTTCGCTCAGACCGTCTGTGGGAGTCCTTCATCAGCTgggagacagagcagcagaagcTGGCTAACGTCACCGCCATCTATGATCGCATCTTGGGCATTCCAACCCAACTATATTCCCAGCACTTCCAGAG GTTCAAAGATCATGTGCAGAACAACAACCCCAAACATTTCTTGTCGGAGCAGGAGTTTGTTCAGCTGAGGCTCGAGCTCTCCAAAGCCAGCTTAGCCATGGTCAGCAACGATGGGGAGAcacctgctgctgaggaggagctACCACCTGGTACAGAAGATCTTGCGGATCCTGCTAAG AGGGTGACAGAGATCGAGAATATGCGCCACAAAGTGATCGAAGTTCGGCAGGAGGTGTTCAACCACAACGAACATGAAGTCAGCAAGCGCTGGGCCTTTGAGGAAGGG ATTAAGAGACCATACTTCCATGTCAAAGCCTTAGAGAAGACCCAGCTCAACAACTGGAAGGAGTACCTGGACTTTGAGATTGAGAATGGGACTCCGGAGCGTGTGGTCGTTCTCTTTGAACGATGCCTCATCGCCTGTGCTCTCTACGAAGAGTTCTGGACCAAG TATGCAAAATATCTAGAGAGCTACAGCACTGACGGTGTGAGACATGTCTACAAGAAGGCGTGTACCATCCATCTGCCCAAGAAACCAGCCATCCACCTGCTGTGGGCAGCCTTTGAGGAGCAGCAAG GGAATGTAGAGGAGGCGCGTGGCATCCTGAAATCCCTGGAGGTGGCAGTTGCAGGACTGGCAATGGTGCGCCTTCGTAGGGTCAGTCTGGAGCGTCGCCATGGTAACTTGGAGGAAGCTGAGGCACTGTTAAGGGAGGCCATGGAGTCTGCGAAGAACGCTACTGAGACATCGTTTTATGCTGTGAAGCTGGCCAGGCAGCTGATGAAGGTGCAGAGAAGTCTGAGCAAAGCCAGGAAGGTGCTGCTGGAAGCTATTGAAAAAGACCAG ACGAGTCCAAAACTGTATCTAAACCTCCTTGAGCTGGAATACAGTGGGGACGTGACGCAGAACGAGGCAGAGATCATGGCTTGTTTTGACCGAGCCCTGAACAGTCCGATGCCCCTTGAATCCCGCCTCCTCTTCTCCCAGCGCAAGGTCGAGTTCCTTGAGGACTTTGGAAGTGACATCAATAT GCTTGTGGCTGCATATGAGGAACAGCAGAAACTACAGAAAGAAAGCGAACCCACAAAGAGGAAAGCTGAGAACGGGTATGACAG TTCTCAGGAACCTGACGCCAAGAGACAGCGTGTGGATGACAGTTCCTCGGGTGCAGCTAATGCAATGACAGACATGCAGGCAAACAACTCTGCATATAACTACAACTGGTACCAG cAACAGTACGGTGGTTGGGGACAGAACTCCTGGGGGCAGTACAACCAGTATGCCCAGTATAACCAGTACTACCCCCCTCCTCCTACATGA